ATCTGATGCGCGAGGCGAGGGTCTCTGCTGAATTTGGTAGCAGATTCTTCCCATGCCAGACGAATTCTTTTTTCATTAGAAATTGAATCTGTGCCCGCGCCTTCTTTTTTGCGGCGGCGGGTTTTCTTAAGAAGCTTGGATCGACGAGCCAACAGTTTTAAAAGCTCGACATCAAGCTCGGAAATTTCTTCAACGAGGGTCATATTTTTTTTCATTAGAATGTAGCCTTACTTTGGTGGTGTGGCGTTCCCCCTAGCCTGAAACCGCGTGAGTCGCAAGTGGAAATTGGGCTTTCAGAAAAAAAGTCGCGTTTTAAGAAATGTAACATACCAATAGAAGCCGTGCGATTGATAGACAACAAGCTTGCGATATTTAGAAAGGACTCAATGGCATGCTGGAGCAGGTATTAACTGAGCACTCAAACTAATGTGATATTTTTCACAAGGGTGTGGATTGAGTAAAACAGGATAGCTATCGTGAATGAGTGAACAAGCTGTAAAAGAGGTGAGTGCGTGCGACTCTCTGTTTAACTTATTGAATTTAAGTACTATTTGCTGGATGGTGCTCAGAGGCTATATGAGCAAGTGAAAAAAGGTATAAAGTTCTGGCTGAATCGCTTGCAACATCCTGCCAATAATTGTAAATGTCTTGTGTCCATTAGGTCTTATCCAGTGGGGCAAGATTTTTGTTTCTTGAAAAAGTGAATGTAAAAACAGTAAGTTAAAGAAAAAGGCAAAGTCTTTGTGAAAAAAGTGAACAAGACGCTTGACCTTATCTCCAAAGCTTTGTTAGAACTTTCACAAGCGATACGGAAAGCGCCCGTATCGTAGTCTCCCTCTGATTCGGTGGAGCCTAGATGAGGCAGGAACAGATTCCTGCTTTATCGACTCCATCGAGTGGTGGACCCCATCGTGGGAAAAAAGTTTTTAGGTAAACCCCTTAATCGTTGTGTTGGAGGATTAGGTATGCCGACATATGTAGACCCGTCCAAGTGTGATGGCTGCAAAGGTGGCGAGAAAACCGCTTGCATGTACATCTGCCCCAACGACCTCATGATTCTCGATGCAGATGAAATGAAGGCCTTCAACCAGGAGCCAGAAGCATGCTGGGAATGCTACTCCTGTGTTAAAATTTGTCCTCAGGGCGCAATTACAGCACGTCCATACGCTGACTTTGCACCTTTAGGTGGCACTTGTATCCCAATGCGTTCCGCTGATTCTATCATGTGGACCGTTAAATTCCGTAACGGTAATGTAAAACGCTTCAAATTCCCAATCCGTACTACTCCTGAAGGCTCCATTAAGCCTTTCGAAGGTAAGCCGGAACCAACAGATCTTGACAACGAACTGCTCTTTACTGAAGCAGAGCTTGTTGCTCCGATCGAAGCTATGGGTCAGAAGTTTGAAGTTGCAGATGCTGACATCACAATGGTCAAAAAGGCCTCTGCAGTTTAATTTTTACGGAATTTATTCCTAAGGAGATATTATCATGCCGATGATTCCCGCAAAGGAACAGCCAAGAGGCGTAGCAATTGCTGAACCTGCAATTGTAGAACATGATGTTGATATCCTCATGGTTGGCGGTGGTATGGGTAACTGTGGTGCAGCATTTGAAGCCGTACGTTGGGCTGAAAAATACGCACCAGAGCTGAAAATTCTGCTCGTTGATAAAGCTGCACTCGAACGTTCCGGTGCTGTTGCACAGGGTCTTTCTGCTATTAACACCTACCTTGGTGATAACACTGCAGATGACTACGTTCGTATGGTTCGTACTGACCTCATGGGTCTCGTACGTGAAGACCTTATCTTCGACCTTGGTCGTCACGTTGATGACTCTGTTCACCTCTTTGAAGAGTGGGGCCTCCCTTGCTGGATCAAAGACGAGAACGAAAAGAACCTCGACGGTGCTGCTGCTAAAGCTGCTGGCAAGTCTCTCCGTAACGGTGACGCACCAGTTCGCTCCGGTCGCTGGCAGATGATGATTAACGGTGAAGCATACAAATGTATCGTTGCTGAAGCTGCTAAAAACGCACTCGGCGAAGAGCGCATTCAGGAACGTATCTTTATTGTTAAGCTTCTTCTCGACGCTAACGAAGAAAACCGCATCGCTGGTGCTGTTGGCTTTAACCTTCGTGATAACGAAGTACACGTTTACCGTACCAATGCTATGGTTGTAGCATGTGGTGGTGCTGTTAACGTTTACAAGCCACGTTCTACCGGTGAAGGTATGGGTCGTGCATGGTACCCAGTATGGAACGCAGGTTCCACTTACACCATGTGTGCTCAGGTTGGCGCAGAAATGACCATGATGGAAAACCGCTTCGTACCAGCTCGTTTTAAAGATGGTTACGGTCCGGTAGGTGCATGGTTCCTTCTCTTTAAAGCTAAAGCTACTAACTTCCGTGGCGAAGACTACTGCGTAACTAACCGCGCAATGCTCAAGCCATACGAAGATCGCGGCTACGCTAAAGGTCACATCATTCCGACCTGTCTGCGTAACCACATGATGCTCCGTGAAATGCGTGAAGGTCGTGGTCCAATTTACATGGATACCAAGACTGCACTTCAGACCACATTCGAAACTCTTACTCCTGCTGAACAGAAACACCTTGAGTCTGAAGCATGGGAAGATTTCCTCGACATGTGTGTTGGCCAGGCTAACCTCTGGGCTGCAATGAACATTCAGCCTGAAGAAACTGGCTCTGAAATCATGCCTACAGAACCTTACCTCCTCGGCTCCCACTCCGGTTGTTGTGGTATCTGGACTTCCGGTCCAGACGAAGAATGGGTTCCTGAAGACTACAAAGTACGTGCTGCTAACGGTAAAGTATACAACCGTATGACTACCGTTATGGGCCTCTGGACTTGTGCTGACGGTGTTGGTGCATCTGGTCACAAGTTCTCCTCCGGTTCTCACGCAGAAGGTCGTATTTGTGGTAAGCAGATGGTTCGCTGGTGCATCGACCACAAAGATTACAAACCTGCAGTTGCTGAAGACTCCAAAGATCTCGCTAAGCTGATCTACCGTCCATTCGACAACTACATGGCTGGTAAAGACGTATCTACTGACCCAGTTGTTAACCCAGAGTACATCTCTCCTAAGAACTTCATGATGCGTCTGGTTAAAGCAACTGACGAATACGGTGGCGGTGTTAGCACATACTACACCACTTCTGAAGCAGCATTGAACACAGGTTTCCACCTCCTCGATATGCTCGAAGAAGACTCCCTCAAACTGGCTGCTCGTGACCTTCACGAACTCCTCCGTTGTTGGGAAAACTACCATCGTCTCTGGACTGTACGTCTCCACATGCAGCACATCGCATTCCGTACTGAAACCCGCTACCCTGGTTTCTACTACCGTGCTGACTTCATGGGTCTTGACGACGCAAAATGGAAGTGCTTCTGTAACTCCAAATACGATCCAAAGACTGGTGAAACCACCGTCTTCAAGAAGCCTTACTACCAGATCATTCCTACTGCATAATCTGTAGAGCTTCTTACTGAACGTCCGGGGCGGTTGCGGGACACCGCAATCGCCCCTTTTTCTTCCCTTATCAATCCGGTCTAAGCTGAGACAGTGAGCGCTCAACTTATTGTCTTAGCTTAGGCCGTTTTGACTATAGGCCCGAAACAATTGTAGGGAGGATTGCTAAATGTCGAACTCCATACTCGTCGTCGGAGGCGGATTCAGCGGCCTTACAGCCGCCCTTGAAGCTGCTGAGCTCGGCTACGAAGTGTACATCGTTGAGAAATCACCATTTCTCGGCGGCAGAGTGGCACAGCTGAACAAATATTTTCCAAAGCTCTGCCCTCCATCCTGTGGATTGGAGATTCAGTACCAGCGCATCAAAAAGAATCCGAATGTTAAGTTCTTAACTATGGCTACTGTGGATTCTGTTGAAGGTGAAGCTGGAAACTTTACTGTTAAAGTTTCTATTGCTCCACGCTGTACTGCTCCGAGCAGTGCTGATCTTGGTGAACTTGCTGCTTCTCTTGAAAGTGAAGTTGCAGATGAGTTCAACCTTGGTCTTGCAACCCGTAAACCACTTTACATGGACACGCCGTTTGCGTTCCCGAACCGTTACGTTCTGGAACCGAATAAACTGAGCAGTGCTGACGCAATTAAAGTCGGTGCTTCTGAAGCGTGTGATATGAATGAAGCTGCAAAAGAGATCGAACTCTCAGTTGGCAGCATCGTTCTTGCTACTGGTTGGAAACCATATGATGTAACCAACCTGACCAACCTTGGCGCAGGCCAGATTACCAACTGTATTTCCAACATGCAGATGGAACGCCTCGCATCTCCTAACGGTCCTACAGATGGTGCTATCTCTCGTCCTTCAGACGAAAAAGCACCTGAAAACATTGCTTTTGTGCAGTGTGCAGGTTCCCGTGACCAGAACCACTTAGGCTTCTGTTCTTACATCTGCTGTATGGCTTCTTTGAAACAGGCTCTGTACGTTCGCGAACAGTACCCTGATGCAGATGTTACCATCTACTACATTGATATGCGTACTCCTGGTCGTTACGACAAGTTTATGCGCAAAGCTATTGCCGACGAGAAGCTGCACCTCGTTAAAGGTAAAGTAGCTGGTGTAGAAGAAGATGCTGCAACAGGCGATGTGATTGTTGAAGTTGAAGATGCTGTTAAAGGCCACAAAGCCAAAATTCGTCATGACATGGTAGTTCTTGCTACCGGTATGCAGCCAAGCCTTGCAGGTGAAGCTAACCCGTTTGGTGTCACTCTTGATGACGAAGGCTTTGTTGTAGATGGCGAAGCTAAAGGTATCTTCTCCGCTGGTTGTGCTCAAAAGCCTCTGGATGTTATGCGTACTGCTCAGTCTGGTACTAGCGCTGCGCTTAAAGCAATCCAGACGGTTCGTGGGAGGTAGGTAGAATGGCCGAAAAAATTGGCGTATATTTTGACCAGTCTGCATTAGGCATCATTGATGCTGAAGAGCTGAGCACTGGCGTATCTAACAAGTTTGGCGATGCCTGCCCTGTAGTAAAAGTTTTTCCTGTGCTTGCAGCACCAAGTGCACGCGAAGAAATTAAAAAAGACATCGTTGAACAAGGGTTGGACGGAATCGCAATTTGTGGTTCTTCCCCTCGTGTTGACTGGGATATCTACGAGTTTGAGAACGTTATTGTAGAGCGCATTAACCTGCGTGAACAATGTGCAATGGCGTACAAAAACCCGGATGGAACTATCCCTGCTGCTGGCGGCGCTGCTCCTGAATTGCTTATGGCCATGGCTAAAGACTACGTAACCATGGGTATTATTAAGCTTCAGAAAACAGCAGTACCAGAGCCACCTGAGTTTGAAGCTGTTAAAACCATTCTCGTTCTCGGTGGTGGTTGGGCAGGTCTTACTGCAGCAAAACAGGCTGCTGATTACGGCTATGATGTAATTCTTGTGGAAAAAGATGCTCAGCTCGGCGGTAAAGCGCTGAACATGCTCAAAACTGTTCCACTTGAGTTCCCGTATGAAGAAGCTCACGACACTGGTCTTGAAGCAAAAATTGAAGAAGTAACAGCACACGAAAAAGTTACAGTTGTTCTCAACGCAACTGTTGAAAAACTTGCTGGTACTCCAGGTCAGTACACTGCACAGGTTGCTGGTCAGGAATACAGTGTAGGTGCAGTTGTTCTTGCTGCTGGCTGGAAACCAATGGATAACGAACTGCTCGCTCCATTTGGTTACGGTAGCATGCCGAACATTGTTACTTCTGCTGAATATGAAAAGCTTGCTAAAGAAGGCAAACTTGACGCTAAGCGTGTTGCATTTATCGTTAACACCGAAACTGTGACAGGCGGCGACATTTACGCAGCTCCGGAAGAAGCAGAAGCTACTGAATCTGATGAGGAAGCGGAAGACGGTTACGTACATGAGGACTTAGAGTCCGTTCGTCACCTTGCTTACTCAAGCTACGTAAACTCAATGATTGCTCTTAAACAGGCAAACTACCTTTGTGATGCGCATGAAGATGCACGTGCATATGTATTGTACGATTCCATGGTAGTTCCAGGTATTCATGAGCGTTACTACAAAGCAGCTCAGGATCGTCTTGGCATTATGATGTCCAAGGCTGATATCAAAGGCATTACTGAAGAAGAAGGCTCTCTCGTAGTTTCAGCTGGCAACACTCTTATGGGTGATGACGTTGAAATTCCAGTAGATATGGTTGTTCTTCCTACCGGTATTGTTCCTGCGACTGCTAAAGATCCGGTAATGAACTTTGAATACCGTCAGGGACCTGCGTTCCCTGATCTCGACCTCTTCGACGGTTATGCAGATTCTAACTACATCTGCTTCCCATATGAAACTCGTCGTACCGGTGTTTATGCAGCAGGTTGTGTTCGTCAGCCAATGATGATGGACGCTGCTGAAGAAGATGCAATCGGTGCTACCATGAAAGCAATTCAGTGTGTTGAATCTTCCAACCACGGTGTTGCAGTTCATCCTCGTTCCGGTGACCTTAGCTACCCTGTATTCAACTTTGTTCGTTGTACACAGTGTAAGCGTTGCACCGAAGAGTGTCCGTTTGGCGCTTTGGATGATGACGAAAAAGGTACTCCGCTTCCAAACTTCAGCCGCTGTCGCCGCTGTGGTACCTGTATGGGTGCATGTCCAGAACGTGTTATCTCCTTCGATAACTACAACATTGACCAGATCGGTTCTATGATCCGTGAAATCGATGTACCGGACGACATGGAACAGGGCGGACCGCGTGTTCTGATTCTCGCATGTGAAAACGACGCATACCCTGCACTCGACATGGCTGCAATTCGTGGCAAATCATGGAGCCCATACGTACGTATTATTCCAGTACGTTGTCTTGGTTCTGTTAACGCCATCTGGGTTGCTGATGCAATGTCCAAAGGTATTGACGGCGTTATGCTGCTCGGTTGTAAGTACGGTGATGACTACCAGTGCCACTTTGTAAAAGGCTCTGAGATTTGTAATCGTCGTAAAGACAACATCGCTGAAACTCTGGAACGCCTTGGTGTAGAACCTGACCGCGTAGAACAGTATGAAGTTGCAATTGACGAGTACGACAAAGTACCTGGCATGATTGATGACTTCATGGACATGGTCTTCGAGAAAGGTCCTAACCCATTCAAGGGCTACTAGGAGGAGATGGAAAATGGCTCAAAGAATCGAACCTGATCTTCAGTTTGTGAAAGAATTGCAAGCTGTAGGTGGGGACTCGCTGAAAAAGTGCTACCAGTGCGCCACATGCAGCGTAGCCTGCCCCATCTCTCCGGCAAGCAATCCTTACCCTCGTAAGGAGATGGTATGGGCTTCTTGGGGGCTTAAAGATAAGCTCCTGAATAACCCGGATATCTGGCTTTGTCACAACTGCGGTACTTGTTCCGACATGTGTCCGCGTGGTGCAAAACCGGGCGATCTTCTTGCAGCTCTGCGTAATATGGCATACCAGCGCATCAACCCGCTGCCGGTAATCGGTAAATGGCTTTCTAGCCCTAAATACCTGATTAACCTCATTGCCATTCCTGCAATCATTTGGGCCGTTGTCTGGTTCATTCGTGCAGGGCAGATCGGTTCCTTCTTCCCTGAAGGTGAGATTGTTTACGGCAAGCTTTTCCCTGGTGATTTCACCATTGACCCTATTTTTATGATCACTTTCTTCGGAATGGTGGGCATATTCTTCAAGGGAGCTAAAAATCTTCTGGCTACCTTTAAGCCGGAAGGTGAAGTACTCGTACTTGGTAAACAAAAATCCATGTTCCGATGCTTCATTGATGTCCTTGTTGAAGAAGTGGCAACACATAAGAAGTTCAAAGATTGTGGCGATGATAAGTCTGATCGCAAAACCGGTCACTTGCTTGTTTTCTACGCATTCCTTGCTCTTATGGTCGTAACCGGACTTATTGCTGTATCCCACTGGGGCGGCAAACTTATCCCGATGATTGATCTTTTGCACACACCACTTAACCTGCTTAACCCTGTTAAGATTCTGGCTAACCTCGGTGCTATTGCTTTGATCGTTGGTATGGCAATCCTTACCAATAACCGTCGCGGTAAAGATCCGGAAAAAACCAAGTCTAATTACTACGACTGGTATCTGTTGAATGTTATCTGGGCAGTCGCTCTGACAGGCGTATTATCCGAGCTTTTCCGCTTGGCCGCTATCCCCCAGATTGCGTACTCCGTGTACTACGTTCACTTGGTAACTGTATGGATGCTCTTCGCGTACCTTCCTTGGTCTAAACTTGGCCATATTGTGTACCGTACCATCGCGCTTACCTATGTACGTCACATGGGACGCCAATAAGAAACGACTATGTGCCTGCTTAGGCAGGCACACTTCTTAAAACAAGAAAAGACAATCACAAAAACAAATCTTTCCTTGATAATAGGAGGCCCCAATGTCTGATGAAGCTCGTAGAGTTTTCAAAATGGAAACAATTCTCGGTTTAATCGCTGGTAAAGGCGGTACCGATGTTTCTGATTTGCTTTGCTACCTCACCCAGCGTGAACTTTCCGCTGAAGAAGAAGGTGTAGTAGCACCTATGTCTAAAGGCTGGCTGTACAGCATGGAACCTCGTTTCATGCAGTGTTGCTACGAAGAAGGCGAACCATTTGATGCTTGGACTAAAAAACAGGCATCTAAGCTGGGCGGCAACGTTTCCGTTGAACCAATTCCAGCTGCTGATATGGCTAGCATTTCTATTGTTCTCGATAAATTGGCAGACGCTAAAGCTACAGTAGCAGAACAGGCTGCAGCAATCGAAGGTCTTCAGGCTAACGTTGCTGAGTTTGAACCGTTCAAAGCTCAGGCTGCTGATCTTGAGAAAAAAGTTGATGATCTTTCTGGCAAGCTTGA
The nucleotide sequence above comes from Halodesulfovibrio sp.. Encoded proteins:
- the aprA gene encoding adenylyl-sulfate reductase subunit alpha; its protein translation is MPMIPAKEQPRGVAIAEPAIVEHDVDILMVGGGMGNCGAAFEAVRWAEKYAPELKILLVDKAALERSGAVAQGLSAINTYLGDNTADDYVRMVRTDLMGLVREDLIFDLGRHVDDSVHLFEEWGLPCWIKDENEKNLDGAAAKAAGKSLRNGDAPVRSGRWQMMINGEAYKCIVAEAAKNALGEERIQERIFIVKLLLDANEENRIAGAVGFNLRDNEVHVYRTNAMVVACGGAVNVYKPRSTGEGMGRAWYPVWNAGSTYTMCAQVGAEMTMMENRFVPARFKDGYGPVGAWFLLFKAKATNFRGEDYCVTNRAMLKPYEDRGYAKGHIIPTCLRNHMMLREMREGRGPIYMDTKTALQTTFETLTPAEQKHLESEAWEDFLDMCVGQANLWAAMNIQPEETGSEIMPTEPYLLGSHSGCCGIWTSGPDEEWVPEDYKVRAANGKVYNRMTTVMGLWTCADGVGASGHKFSSGSHAEGRICGKQMVRWCIDHKDYKPAVAEDSKDLAKLIYRPFDNYMAGKDVSTDPVVNPEYISPKNFMMRLVKATDEYGGGVSTYYTTSEAALNTGFHLLDMLEEDSLKLAARDLHELLRCWENYHRLWTVRLHMQHIAFRTETRYPGFYYRADFMGLDDAKWKCFCNSKYDPKTGETTVFKKPYYQIIPTA
- the qmoC gene encoding quinone-interacting membrane-bound oxidoreductase complex subunit QmoC — encoded protein: MAQRIEPDLQFVKELQAVGGDSLKKCYQCATCSVACPISPASNPYPRKEMVWASWGLKDKLLNNPDIWLCHNCGTCSDMCPRGAKPGDLLAALRNMAYQRINPLPVIGKWLSSPKYLINLIAIPAIIWAVVWFIRAGQIGSFFPEGEIVYGKLFPGDFTIDPIFMITFFGMVGIFFKGAKNLLATFKPEGEVLVLGKQKSMFRCFIDVLVEEVATHKKFKDCGDDKSDRKTGHLLVFYAFLALMVVTGLIAVSHWGGKLIPMIDLLHTPLNLLNPVKILANLGAIALIVGMAILTNNRRGKDPEKTKSNYYDWYLLNVIWAVALTGVLSELFRLAAIPQIAYSVYYVHLVTVWMLFAYLPWSKLGHIVYRTIALTYVRHMGRQ
- a CDS encoding FAD-dependent oxidoreductase produces the protein MSNSILVVGGGFSGLTAALEAAELGYEVYIVEKSPFLGGRVAQLNKYFPKLCPPSCGLEIQYQRIKKNPNVKFLTMATVDSVEGEAGNFTVKVSIAPRCTAPSSADLGELAASLESEVADEFNLGLATRKPLYMDTPFAFPNRYVLEPNKLSSADAIKVGASEACDMNEAAKEIELSVGSIVLATGWKPYDVTNLTNLGAGQITNCISNMQMERLASPNGPTDGAISRPSDEKAPENIAFVQCAGSRDQNHLGFCSYICCMASLKQALYVREQYPDADVTIYYIDMRTPGRYDKFMRKAIADEKLHLVKGKVAGVEEDAATGDVIVEVEDAVKGHKAKIRHDMVVLATGMQPSLAGEANPFGVTLDDEGFVVDGEAKGIFSAGCAQKPLDVMRTAQSGTSAALKAIQTVRGR
- the aprB gene encoding adenylyl-sulfate reductase subunit beta; this translates as MPTYVDPSKCDGCKGGEKTACMYICPNDLMILDADEMKAFNQEPEACWECYSCVKICPQGAITARPYADFAPLGGTCIPMRSADSIMWTVKFRNGNVKRFKFPIRTTPEGSIKPFEGKPEPTDLDNELLFTEAELVAPIEAMGQKFEVADADITMVKKASAV
- a CDS encoding hydrogenase iron-sulfur subunit, with translation MAEKIGVYFDQSALGIIDAEELSTGVSNKFGDACPVVKVFPVLAAPSAREEIKKDIVEQGLDGIAICGSSPRVDWDIYEFENVIVERINLREQCAMAYKNPDGTIPAAGGAAPELLMAMAKDYVTMGIIKLQKTAVPEPPEFEAVKTILVLGGGWAGLTAAKQAADYGYDVILVEKDAQLGGKALNMLKTVPLEFPYEEAHDTGLEAKIEEVTAHEKVTVVLNATVEKLAGTPGQYTAQVAGQEYSVGAVVLAAGWKPMDNELLAPFGYGSMPNIVTSAEYEKLAKEGKLDAKRVAFIVNTETVTGGDIYAAPEEAEATESDEEAEDGYVHEDLESVRHLAYSSYVNSMIALKQANYLCDAHEDARAYVLYDSMVVPGIHERYYKAAQDRLGIMMSKADIKGITEEEGSLVVSAGNTLMGDDVEIPVDMVVLPTGIVPATAKDPVMNFEYRQGPAFPDLDLFDGYADSNYICFPYETRRTGVYAAGCVRQPMMMDAAEEDAIGATMKAIQCVESSNHGVAVHPRSGDLSYPVFNFVRCTQCKRCTEECPFGALDDDEKGTPLPNFSRCRRCGTCMGACPERVISFDNYNIDQIGSMIREIDVPDDMEQGGPRVLILACENDAYPALDMAAIRGKSWSPYVRIIPVRCLGSVNAIWVADAMSKGIDGVMLLGCKYGDDYQCHFVKGSEICNRRKDNIAETLERLGVEPDRVEQYEVAIDEYDKVPGMIDDFMDMVFEKGPNPFKGY